From a single Stigmatopora nigra isolate UIUO_SnigA chromosome 21, RoL_Snig_1.1, whole genome shotgun sequence genomic region:
- the LOC144215203 gene encoding zinc finger and BTB domain-containing protein 41-like, whose protein sequence is MDVLEKAVVSKRNPGIKSEPSATPVMKFPSAEDLHCPQCFITFSSKKLLQTHVKRTHPEQYTSQLIQSHTLFSCYKCDGNYASPEELAAHREIAHQGDNVPLCPTCNEVFPNYTWLYKHKRHGCTGEWECADCDVHCHALLEFHLHCIQEHDGEVAEETESDGHSCSVCWHRFRTDEALLRHLERVERCRVRHVSKPRGAKRRRKIEEDDDEDDDCEDSQVQQGEEVEKEQLKIPCPHEDCHLTFPSINALRAHKKSWHPPKK, encoded by the exons ATGGACGTGTTGGAGAAAGCTGTCGTAAGCAAAAGGAACCCGGGCATCAAGTCGGAACCTTCTGCGACGCCCGTGATGAAATTCC CTTCAGCGGAAGATTTGCACTGCCCACAATGCTTCATCACCTTCAGCAGCAAAAAGTTACTACAGACCCACGTGAAGAGGACTCACCCGGAGCAATACACCTCGCAGCTGATCCAG AGCCACACGCTATTCTCGTGTTACAAGTGCGATGGGAATTATGCCTCCCCCGAGGAACTCGCCGCCCACAGGGAGATAGCCCACCAGGGTGACAACGTGCCCCTCTGCCCCACCTGCAACGAAGTCTTTCCCAACTACACTTGG CTCTACAAACACAAACGGCACGGCTGCACGGGAGAGTGGGAGTGCGCCGACTGCGACGTGCACTGCCACGCCCTCCTGGAATTTCACCTGCACTGCATCCAGGAGCACGATGGCGAGGTGGCGGAGGAGACAGAAAGCGACGGGCACTCGTGCTCCGTCTGCTGGCACCGCTTCCGTACCGACGAGGCACTGCTGAGACACTTAGAGAGGGTGGAGCGATGCCGGGTCCGGCACGTCTCGAAACCCCGTGGTgccaagaggaggaggaaaattGAGGAAGACGATGATGAGGACGATGATTGCGAGGATAGCCAAGTGCAGCAGGGAGAAGAAGTAGAAAAAGAGCAGCTGAAGATCCCATGTCCCCACGAAGACTGCCACCTGACGTTCCCGAGCATCAACGCTCTCAGGGCACACAAGAAGTCTTGGcatccccccaaaaagtga
- the kmt2ba gene encoding LOW QUALITY PROTEIN: histone-lysine N-methyltransferase 2B (The sequence of the model RefSeq protein was modified relative to this genomic sequence to represent the inferred CDS: substituted 1 base at 1 genomic stop codon) — translation MAASGGGTPSSSASVAVASSGQTAARARFPGRPCARRVGRLRPGRRSKRGRLCLDDGEASDGGPRPVNTGLALSDDPALMRLLLWTDKYGRRREVGFDSSEEEEDFGGFGSSAAFSPHKATASKSAQPPEAMEPLLSSKTVASKIVPNTPKSPVKIVSLEAQADDKEELVGKIVPHSSDDECLIGTIVPRDSKEEEGLVFKIVPSDVDHDAVLDVEVEDGPKVTPKGQGRKVKMDHVDVEEIGEARATENRAPAADQADALPAKRARSSLPILQRRQRQKMAKDAAASPEIGAEAAAQSQPEAAVPPPPPSPPPSPPPPVSEPRVHKRHSRKCVYGPRRKPAKNASPPAPSVRTKKKRMKHVFYAYVTDPAPAAAPPEPEPASHAEQHNYAAAVTTARSSRVIKTPKRFLDEAMVPFPKGHLSSWLKTQAKDDDKTAALPQESVCDAKADGGAVAAKPQVSVRPVHATSHLDFYKKLKRLTLKLAEKRRGQFSLQTDEEDAAATRLGDLSVPVKRRRRRRRNRLTVEDVDSPGAVRKLAVVVNNDVHVVSQTSPEDVVEMNNVSSGDARPAAPEMSVPSGHRALGLSGANKRMLHLLKKAKVQLIKIDQQKQFKLSQTNASESQTVLGGRRKRRSKLPPKLRSSQEQPLGGPRIKHVCRAAAVALGQPRAMVPDDIPRLSALPLHEREGITFSPAVEDVVDDDEDELSAETGAGRLAPQEPVPQWRRRGRRRGHKLKKRKVLSPYAPGGIRSRRCGLCKGCLVDQDCATCENCLDKPKYGGPNTKRQCCIYRKCERIKAAKMERIVKQLKVRARRFSAPVSSSDDGSWGAIKAASEVPATKIRKQSLRNITPRSYSNLLKSESDEEPEQNSQEFKTEKLDLGLEPSICEGLPPPEALKQRRPFSKVGRPRLYKEWRNTEEAEPSPTFPHPGPPGSPVPQVGRELRVHLYRLPEPPLHLDSCPKRSESQSVRPSVALSPPALPPPPSRVPVLRLHRLPRSVHGPNIQWPPAHGSPKDESHSALTEVATTLRSRGVPAPPPHTLNDKEPAAEGADGAPEDGQEGTVLQRASGTDHQCVLPSQNAVEGSSVGAPLAFSNGFPQKGSVLDKKKIRVDFKEDCAVQNVWLMGGLSVLTSVPTTPQPVCLLCASKGRHEMIYCQICCEPFHKFCLSADERPLEENKENWCCRRCKFCHVCGRRSKLSKPVLQCKKCQTSYHPSCLGPTYPKPMNCSLPWLCMTCIRCKSCGVTPGKSWDVAWNHTDNYCPDCVILRQKGHFCTVCNKCYEEDEENGERTRMIQCLTCSHWVHYSCEGLSEELLGLLSSQPQDSVFTCSPCRRRNSAQDGCLKDRLQTQLSLGLEGVLADMLSAGATSHLALCPLCQGTNKEELMEEEPTMCDLQAVERKFKGCSYTSIKTFHADVASVLRRWLKEEEDQKPIIQAREHYAKLMAQAFTWLPVHHQNKLRSFSEDLPSGVLPEAVIPPSKEHSYAQWTQRAYLPRESRGTLPPAPKTPLYSLGVPKDAETSKDHRQCALCQQYGDSSPSAGGRLLYLGQNDWAHINCCLWSAEVYEQKGALYQVHTAVSRGRHLRCDRCGQSGATVGCCLSTCQSNFHFMCARAERCVFQQDRKVYCAKHTELVSAETVSGDAFEVARRVYVDFEGITLRRKFLTGLEPESINMTIGSLQIQKLGVLSELSSNGRMLYPVGFQCSRLYWSTVDPRRHCKYTCKVSEVSSPLPGEEQELLMKCDQEENQTIVHSPNFQRDVEMLDALSTPSSPVSSATPSPNSKVHNSPGSRQHGYTQTRRPAGGSSRPLPSPGSAACKSRQVVTLRDLEDSRRRRRPSSRNRCNSPSESAPVHPRCSLFGSPPRSSGPVPTSPARSNSLSPGWGSPPGPISAGFSPRHGSPRARNAFKISTPVSAEFPQDFLASSEAEDAAVATANGISLAPDNAEGHLDLPYAVFDTDTEVAVASVLDAKLEFDENLLTDNMLAGERLDEEMPQADTEDEDNDDSGVKLTRTVVREAGNGARASPSTSAPSISQLDGADDGSESEGAEEAGDGEAQTHVGSPAKQLTVALQRLQSVCQTERDDGAPNAFPADASAPVFLHAFDMVQSEEVALCGEASTESPVGKLVAMDQVARNPGEENTSSTDSTDGLRDDDNDPDYSPEPASPTPPMKRILVQKVCRAPKAKVFLPKTAVPQQREFKVLLPPGSVQVKTLAGSTSAPPTLPRTVTSPILFNGLNALNVQPAFMRGKTIAIRLDKTGAAQQPTQSQTQTVIPSPPPATPMAGVATAATPPAPQVLLVNSQGQILLKNPRTNTYQTLSSNSPTYSKISQIAKMLHKGKRPIPRVTVKPCANSPPASIPSVASVASATKPNNKIIYRVVPVKRVVTPPPAVTVLRNPSSVLSEAETAQAIIKRNMESLPDPARVQPPVLAEAQDAAPRLDGPDRSPVQSSAQLPTEPHRTAPKVRVKIPAFSQRMKRKRAKTDIPNERTGDHEGYHQSRIQRRPGQVTIHKLKIGRRPLPLSQEKTLKIKTQLRTDVHDVDKENLRIAAPTPSPRXAPLPPSKSPPFLFTGHHMLCFPLRTDFSEAPMSQAHKWISTRHADLSDWCPIAGCSSEDEPPLPKHKKRDYMNQPHLRFEITSDDGFSVKANSIEVAWRAVSDGVQEARAAFRLGQLPLGGMSGPRALGVVHDAVIFLLEQLRGAADCKSHRFRFHRCDKLEEELPLNPSGCARAEVYARKATFDMFNFLASQHRAPPDSMGPYDEEDDDFPLKSSRRATSSELPMAMRFRHLEKTSKEAVGVYRSLIHGRGLFCKRNIEAGEMVIEYAGTVIRSVLTDKREKYYDSKGIGCYMFRIDDFDVVDATMQGNAARFINHSCEPNCYSRVINVDGRKHIVIFALRKIYRGEELTYDYKFPIEDEESKLRCNCAARRCRRYLN, via the exons ATGGCGGCGTCCGGAGGCGGAACGCCGTCGTCGTCCGCCAGCGTCGCCGTGGCGTCGAGCGGGCAGACGGCCGCCCGAGCTCGCTTCCCCGGCCGCCCGTGTGCGAGACGCGTCGGTCGTCTGCGGCCGGGGAGGCGAAGCAAACGCGGAAGGCTCTGCTTGGACGACGGCGAGGCGTCCGACGGAGGGCCGAGGCCCGTCAACACCGGCCTCGCGTTGAGCGACGACCCGGCGTTGATGCGCCTGCTCTTGTGGACCGACAAGTACGGCCGGCGGAGGGAAGTGGGATTCGACTCTAGCGAAGAG GAGGAAGATTTTGGTGGCTTTGGTTCAAGTGCTGCTTTTTCACCACACAAAGCTACAGCATCCAAATCTGCGCAGCCGCCTGAAGCTATGGAGCCACTTCTTTCAAGCAAAACTGTTGCCAGCAAAATAGTACCCAATACCCCCAAATCACCCGTGAAGATTGTATCGCTGGAGGCCCAAGCAGACGACAAAGAAGAGCTGGTCGGGAAGATTGTCCCGCACAGCTCTGATGATGAGTGCCTGATTGGGACCATTGTGCCACGCGACTCCAAAGAGGAAGAAGGGCTCGTTTTTAAGATTGTACCCAGTGACGTCGATCATGACGCCGTGCTGGACGTGGAGGTCGAAGATGGGCCAAAGGTGACGCCCAAGGGGCAAGGGAGGAAGGTCAAGATGGACCACGTAGACGTGGAGGAAATTGGGGAAGCCCGAGCAACCGAGAATAGGGCGCCCGCCGCCGACCAGGCCGATGCCTTGCCCGCTAAGCGTGCTAGGTCGTCATTGCCCATTCTACAGCGTCGCCAAAGGCAAAAGATGGCCAAGGACGCTGCCGCCTCTCCGGAGATCGGGGCCGAGGCGGCCGCGCAGAGCCAACCGGAGGCGGCcgtgccgccgccaccgccatctcctcctccatctcctcctcctccagtgTCGGAGCCCCGCGTGCACAAACGACACTCCCGCAAATGTGTGTACGGTCCGAGGAGGAAGCCGGCAAAGAACGCCTCGCCCCCGGCTCCCTCCGTCAGGACCAAAAAGAAACGCATGAAGCACGTTTTTTACGCCTACGTGACCGACCCCGCCCCGGCCGCAGCTCCGCCCGAACCGGAGCCCGCCTCGCACGCCGAGCAGCACAACTACGCCGCCGCCGTCACCACGGCGCGTTCGTCCCGCGTCATCAAGACGCCAAAGCGCTTCTTGGATGAGGCCATGGTGCCCTTCCCCAAAGGCCACCTGTCCTCCTGGCTCAAGACTCAAGCAAAAGACGACGACAAGACCGCCGCGCTCCCTCAAGAGTCCGTTTGCGACGCCAAGGCGGACGGGGGCGCCGTGGCCGCCAAGCCGCAGGTGTCGGTGCGGCCCGTTCACGCCACCAGTCACTTGGACTTCTACAAGAAACTGAAGCGGCTCACCTTGAAGCTGGCGGAGAAGAGGAGAGGCCAGTTTTCCTTGCAGACCGATGAGGAGGACGCCGCCGCCACACGTCTGGGCGATTTGAGCGTGCCCgtcaagaggaggaggaggagacgcAGGAACAGACTCACCGTGGAAGATGTGGACTCGCCAGGGGCTGTGAGGAAGCTGGCCGTGGTGGTCAACAACGATGTCCACGTGGTCTCTCAGACGTCTCCGGAAGACGTCGTCGAGATGA ACAACGTCAGTAGCGGCGACGCTCGGCCGGCGGCACCCGAGATGAGCGTGCCCAGTGGACACCGCGCGTTGGGCCTGAGTGGCGCCAACAAGCGGATGTTGCACCTGCTCAAGAAAGCCAAAGTGCAGCTCATCAAGATTGACCAGCAGAAGCAGTTCAAGCTGTCGCAG ACCAATGCTAGTGAATCTCAGACCGTCTTGGGCGGTAGAAGGAAAAGAAGATCTAAACTGCCTCCCAAGCTAAGAAGCTCTCAG GAGCAGCCTCTGGGCGGTCCCAGGATCAAGCACGTGTGtcgggcggcggcggtggcccTGGGCCAGCCGCGGGCCATGGTACCCGACGACATTCCTCGGCTCAGTGCCCTGCCGCTGCACGAGAGGGAGGGGATCACCTTTTCTCCCGCCGTAGAAG ATGTCGTGGACGACGACGAAGACGAGCTCTCGGCGGAAACCGGCGCCGGGCGACTGGCCCCCCAGGAACCCGTCCCGCAGTGGCGTCGGCGGGGCCGGCGGCGAGGCCACAAGTTGAAGAAACGCAAAGTGCTGAGCCCCTACGCGCCCGGCGGCATCCGCTCGCGCCGTTGCGGCTTGTGCAAAGGCTGTCTGGTGGACCAGGACTGCGCCACTTGCGAGAACTGCCTGGACAAGCCCAAGTACGGCGGGCCCAACACCAAGCGACAGTGTTGCAT ATATAGGAAGTGCGAGAGAATTAAGGCGGCAAAGATGGAGCGCATTGTCAAGCAACTCAAAG TCCGGGCCAGGCGCTTTTCTGCGCCCGTGTCGAGCAGCGACGACGGCAGTTGGGGCGCAATCAAAGCCGCCAGCGAAGTGCCGGCCACCAAGATTCGAAAGCAGTCGTTGCGCAACATCACCCCGCGCTCCTACAGTAACCTCCTCAAGTCCGAGTCTGACGAAGAGCCGGAACAAAACAGCCAAGAGTTTAAGACGGAAAAGCTAG ATCTTGGATTGGAGCCGTCCATTTGTGAGGGCCTTCCACCACCGGAGGCACTGAAGCAGCGGCGGCCATTTTCCAAAGTGGGCAGACCCAGACTTTACAAG GAATGGCGGAACACAGAAGAGGCGGAGCCAAGCCCCACCTTCCCCCACCCCGGCCCTCCCGGAAGCCCCGTGCCCCAAGTCGGGCGGGAACTCCGAGTGCACTTGTACCGCCTCCCCGAACCGCCCCTCCACCTGGATTCGTGCCCCAAACGCTCGGAAAGCCAATCCGTGCGGCCTAGCGTGGCGCTCTCGCCGCCCGCCCTTCCGCCGCCCCCCTCCCGTGTACCCGTGTTGCGACTGCACCGCTTGCCTCGGTCGGTACACGGGCCAAATATCCAATGGCCGCCGGCCCACGGGAGTCCGAAGGACGAGTCTCACTCGGCTCTGACAGAGGTGGCGACCACCTTACGCTCTCGAGGCGTCCCCGCACCGCCCCCCCACACTTTGAATGACAAAGAACCGGCAGCGGAAGGCGCCGACGGCGCCCCAGAAGACGGACAAGAGGGAACGGTGCTGCAAAGGGCGTCAGGAACTGACCACCAATGTGTCCTTCCTTCCCAGAATGCCGTGGAGGGCTCGTCCGTGGGCGCCCCTTTGGCTTTCTCAAATGGTTTTCCCCAGAAGGGGTCGGTGCTGGACAAGAAAAAGATCCGTGTGGATTTTAAG GAGGACTGTGCGGTCCAGAATGTGTGGCTAATGGGGGGCCTCAGCGTCCTGACATCCGTCCCCACCACACCTCAGCCCGTTTGTCTACTCTGCGCCAGCAAAGGACGACACGAG ATGATCTACTGCCAAATATGTTGCGAACCCTTTCACAAATTCTGCCTCTCTGCCGACGAGCGGCCCCTAGAGGAGAACAAGGAGAACTGGTGCTGCCGACGCTGCAAGTTCTGTCACGTGTGTGGGCGCAGGAGCAAACTGTCCAAG CCCGTGTTGCAGTGCAAGAAATGCCAAACTTCTTACCACCCTTCCTGCTTGGGACCAACATACCCAAAGCCAATGAATTGCAGCCTCCCCTGG CTCTGTATGACCTGCATTCGCTGCAAAAGCTGCGGCGTGACACCTGGAAAGTCGTGGGATGTGGCCTGGAATCACACCGACAACTACTGCCCCGATTGTGTCATTCTTCGCCAAAAAG GTCACTTTTGCACAGTTTGTAACAAATGCTACGAAGAAGACGAGGAAAACGGCGAGCGCACGCGGATGATTCAGTGTTTGACTTGCAGTCATTGGGTGCATTACAGCTGCGAGGGCCTCTCAG AGGAGCTTTTGGGGCTACTATCCAGTCAACCCCAGGACTCCGTCTTCACGTGTTCCCCCTGCCGTCGTCGGAACTCGGCCCAGGACGGATGTCTGAAGGATCGCCTCCAAACACAGCTGTCGCTGGGCTTGGAGGGAGTGTTGGCCGACATGCTTTCCGCCGGCGCCACTAGCCACCTGGCGCTTTGTCCATTG tgtCAGGGAACAAACAAGGAGGAACTCATGGAAGAAGAACCCACCATGTGTGACCTGCAAGCCGTGGAGAGGAAGTTTAAAGGATGCAGTTACACCTCAATC AAAACGTTCCATGCCGATGTTGCGTCTGTGCTGAGAAGGTGGCTAAAGGAGGAAGAGGACCAAAAACCCATCATTCAGGCCCGGGAACATTACGCCAAA TTGATGGCGCAAGCGTTCACTTGGCTTCCAGTTCACCACCAAAACAAGTTGAGGTCTTTCTCTGAGGACTTACCAAG CGGCGTTCTCCCAGAAGCCGTCATTCCGCCATCCAAGGAGCACAGCTACGCGCAGTGGACGCAGAGGGCGTACCTGCCTCGGGAGAGCAGAGGGACACTGCCACCGGCACCCAAAACCCCGCTTTATTCACTCG GCGTGCCAAAAGACGCGGAAACGTCCAAAGATCATCGACAGTGTGCTTTGTGTCAGCAATATGGCGACTCCTCTCCCAGC GCCGGAGGACGCCTCTTGTACTTGGGCCAGAACGATTGGGCGCACATCAACTGCTGCCTTTGGTCGGCCGAAGTTTACGAGCAAAAAGGCGCGCTCTACCAAGTACACACGGCCGTCTCCAGGGGCCGCCACTTG CGATGCGACCGCTGCGGACAATCGGGAGCCACCGTGGGCTGCTGCCTCTCCACCTGCCAGAGTAACTTCCACTTTATGTGCGCGCGAGCCGAGCGTTGCGTTTTCCAGCAGGACAGGAAGGTTTACTGCGCCAAGCACACGGAGCTGGTCAGCGCCGAG ACGGTGTCCGGGGATGCCTTTGAAGTTGCACGGAGAGTCTACGTCGACTTTGAAGGCATCACGCTACGGAGAAAGTTTCTCACGGGACTCGAGCCCGAATCCATTAATATGACCATAG GGTCTCTGCAGATTCAGAAACTCGGTGTGTTATCGGAACTCTCATCAAATGGGAGGATGTTATATCCTGTTGGATTCCA GTGTTCCCGGTTATACTGGAGCACGGTGGATCCTCGCAGACATTGCAAGTACACCTGTAAGGTGAGCGAAGTAAGCAGCCCTTTGCCCGGTGAGGAGCAGGAGCTCCTCATGAAGTGCGATCAGGAGGAGAATCAAACTATCGTCCACAGCCCCAATTTCCAAAGAG ATGTGGAGATGCTGGACGCATTGAGCACCCCGTCCAGCCCCGTTTCCTCTGCCACCCCTTCGCCTAACTCCAAAGTGCACAATTCACCGGGATCCAGACAACACGGCTACACGCAGACCAGGCGGCCGGCAGGTGGATCGTCCCGACCTCTCCCGTCTCCAG GTTCAGCCGCTTGTAAATCGCGCCAAGTGGTCACGCTGCGAGACCTGGAGGACAGTCGTCGCCGTCGAAGGCCGTCGTCCAGGAACCGCTGCAACTCCCCCAGCGAAAGCGCTCCCGTCCACCCCCGCTGTTCTCTCTTCGGCTCCCCGCCGAGATCGTCGGGCCCGGTGCCGACCTCGCCGGCGCGATCCAACTCCCTGTCGCCCGGCTGGGGCTCCCCGCCCGGACCCATCTCGGCCGGGTTTTCCCCCCGCCACGGCTCCCCCAGGGCCAGGAACGCCTTCAAGATCAGCACCCCGGTGTCGGCCGAGTTCCCCCAAGATTTCCTGGCCTCTTCCGAAGCGGAGGACGCGGCCGTGGCGACCGCCAACGGTATCTCGCTGGCTCCCGACAACGCAGAGGGACACTTGGATCTCCCTTACGCCGTGTTCGACACGGACACGGAAGTGGCCGTGGCCTCCGTCCTCGACGCCAAGCTGGAGTTCGACGAGAACCTGCTGACGGACAACATGTTGGCGGGCGAGCGGCTGGACGAGGAAATGCCCCAAGCGGACACGGAAGACGAAGACAACGACGACAGCGGGGTCAAGCTGACGCGTACCGTGGTGCGCGAGGCCGGCAACGGGGCGCGGGCGTCGCCATCGACCTCGGCGCCCTCCATTTCGCAGTTGGACGGCGCCGACGATGGCTCGGAGAGCGAGGGAGCCGAAGAGGCGGGAGACGGCGAAGCTCAAACGCACGTCGGCTCGCCCGCCAAGCAGCTGACGGTGGCTCTCCAGAGGTTGCAGTCTGTCTGCCAGACGGAACGAGACGACGGCGCGCCCAACGCTTTCCCGGCGGATGCGTCCGCCCCCGTTTTCCTCCACGCTTTTGACATGGTGCAAAGCGAAGAGGTGGCGTTATGCGGCGAGGCGTCTACCGAATCCCCCGTTGGGAAATTAGTGGCCATGGACCAGGTCGCTAGAAATCCAGGCGAGGAAAACACGTCATCGACGGACTCCACCGACGGCTTGAGAGATGACGACAACGACCCAGACTATTCTCCCGAGCCCGCCAGCCCGACGCCGCCCATGAAAAGAATTCTAGTCCAAAAAGTCTGCCGCGCCCCCAAAGCCAAGGTCTTCCTGCCGAAGACGGCGGTCCCTCAGCAGCGGGAATTCAAGGTCTTGCTGCCACCTGGGTCAGTTCAAGTGAAAACTCTGGCAGGTAGTACCTCGGCGCCCCCGACCTTGCCCCGCACCGTCACCTCGCCCATTCTCTTTAACGGCCTGAACGCCCTGAACGTCCAACCGGCTTTCATGCGGGGCAAGACCATCGCCATCCGCCTGGACAAGACCGGGGCCGCGCAGCAGCCCACCCAAAGCCAAACCCAAACAGTCATCCCTAGCCCGCCTCCCGCCACGCCGATGGCTGGCGTGGCGACGGCGGCCACCCCGCCGGCCCCTCAGGTGCTTCTGGTCAACAGTCAAGGTCAGATCCTGCTGAAAAACCCAAGAACCAACACGTACCAGACGCTGAGTTCCAACTCGCCCACCTACAGCAAGATTAGCCAAATTGCTAAAATGCTCCACAAGGGCAAGCGACCCATCCCTCGCGTCACCGTCAAACCTTGCGCAAATAGCCCGCCGGCCAGCATCCCCAGCGTCGCCAGCGTGGCCAGCGCGACCAAGCCCAACAACAAAATCATTTACCGCGTGGTGCCCGTCAAGCGCGTGGTGACCCCCCCTCCCGCCGTCACCGTCCTGCGCAACCCCTCCTCGGTTTTGTCCGAGGCCGAAACGGCCCAAGCTATTATAAAACGAAACATGGAATCCCTGCCAGACCCCGCCAGGGTTCAGCCCCCGGTGCTGGCGGAGGCTCAAGACGCCGCCCCCCGGCTGGATGGGCCCGATCGGTCGCCGGTCCAATCGTCGGCCCAATTGCCGACGGAACCTCATCGGACGGCGCCCAAGGTGCGCGTGAAGATCCCGGCCTTCTCTCAACGAATGAAGAGAAAGAGGGCCAAGACGGACATCCCCAACGAGCGCACCGGCGACCACGAAGGATATCACCAGTCCAG AATTCAGCGAAGACCAGGCCAAGTGACCATCCACAAATTGAAAATTGGACGGCGGCCATTGCCTTTAAGCCAGGAAAA AACTCTCAAAATCAAAACTCAACTTAGGACGGACGTCCACGACGTGGACAAGGAGAACTTGAGAATTGCGGCCCCAACGCCGTCGCCCAGGTGAGCTCCTCTGCCGCCATCCAAAAGCCCTCCCTTTTTATTTACCGGCCACCACATGCTCTGTTTTCCGCTCAGGACGGATTTTTCGGAGGCGCCGATGAGTCAGGCGCACAAGTGGATCAGCACTCGCCATGCCGACCTGTCGGATTGGTGCCCCATCGCCG gTTGCAGTTCCGAAGACGAGCCTCCCCTACCCAAACACAAAAAGAGGGACTACATGAACCAGCCTCACCTACGCTTTGAAATCACTAGCGACGATGGCTTTAGCGTCAAAGCTAACAGCATTGAAG TGGCCTGGCGCGCCGTGAGCGACGGCGTCCAGGAGGCGCGGGCGGCCTTCCGGCTGGGGCAGCTCCCGCTGGGTGGCATGAGCGGGCCGCGGGCGTTGGGCGTGGTGCACGACGCCGTCATCTTCCTGCTGGAGCAGCTGCGTGGCGCGGCCGACTGCAAGAGCCACCGTTTCCGCTTCCACCGCTGCGACAAGCTGGAGGAGGAACTCCCGCTCAACCCCAGCGGTTGCGCCCGCGCTGAAGTCTATGCACG GAAAGCCACGTTCGACATGTTCAACTTCCTGGCGTCTCAGCATCGAGCGCCCCCCGACTCCATGGGACCCtacgacgaggaggacgacgacttCCCGCTCAAGTCGTCCAG ACGGGCCACCAGCAGCGAGCTTCCCATGGCCATGAGATTCCGACACCTGGAGAAAACTTCCAAGGAAGCCGTTGGCGTTTACAG GTCTCTGATTCACGGCCGCGGGCTTTTCTGCAAGAGGAACATCGAGGCGGGAGAAATGGTCATCGAGTACGCCGGCACCGTCATCCGCTCGGTGCTGACCGATAAGCGGGAAAAATATTACGACAGCAAA GGCATTGGCTGCTACATGTTCCGCATCGACGACTTTGACGTGGTGGACGCCACCATGCAGGGCAACGCGGCTCGCTTCATCAACCACTCGTGCGAGCCCAACTGCTACTCGCGCGTCATCAACGTGGACGGACGCAAGCACATTGTCATCTTTGCGCTACGCAAGATCTACCGCGGCGAAGAGCTCACCTACGACTACAAGTTCCCCATCGAGGACGAGGAAAGCAAACTGCGGTGCAATTGCGCCGCCCGACGCTGCCGCCGCTACCTCAACTAG